ACTCCCGATCCCAATCTCATCTCTCCGCCACACCCTCCCCTTCCAACCCCTCCACCTCAGCTGACACTATATCCCCCCCctagcccccgcccccctgccgcCCCTCCTCACTCAGTGAGACGGAGGCGACAGAAATGGAGTGTCTGGGTGTTGACTCAGCTggaagagtgagaggggagaaagatagATGGGTGGTGAGATTGATGagcgaaggggagggggggggggaatagtgAGGCGTTTGATGAACGAGTGTAAATGGGCGACAGCGGAATTAATTCCTCCCTCTGGACAAGATTGAAAGTGTTCCCCTCTGGTTGACCTCTAGTACTGGCTGTCCTGTTTTACTCTGCTCACAGCCTGCTCTTCGATAACATTCGCTTGAAGACTGGGGCCAGCTGATATCGCAAGGGCTACCTGAATGAACACAGGGTAtttgtacatgtacccagaggTATGGGTAAACAGTTACCATATGGTACATGCCAAAGAGAAGACATTTCACTGGCAATTCATCTACTCATCCATAGGGGGCAACGTCAACTAGGAGATAACCCAGTCAGTGGCTCTTCTTTTATGAATTCAACAACATATTATAACCTGGATCATACACATCACCTCTTACCTTGAAACGAAACTATTCCTGCCTTAGTTTATTTAGTCTATTTGACCGCTGCAAACTCCATAAAAACAGACAAAGAAAACAACTGGCAAAAACCAGATCCACCCACAGGCCTATGTCCCAGAGTTGTGGTTCCAGTCTGTGGGGGGAAACAGATCAAGGCCAGGCCTCCTGAGGAGAAGCCCTGGGAGGCGTTCAGAGCTCCATGACCTTGCTGGTCTGGTATGGCCGGCCTTGGTGTGGCAGGGTCATCCATCCTGTTAATGGTCCTGTCAGGTGACACCTGTGCCTGAATCTCTCCAGTCTGGAGCGCTAATGAAGCGAGAGAGCAGGGGATTCTGGGAGTTGGGTTCAAAGGTCACCGTAAAGAGCGGCCCCCTCTTTGCTCTGTGCCTCTTACACACCTCCTCTCAGACAGATTTACTGGGGGAATAAATCATTATCGAGCACTGAAAAGACCGTATCTGGCTAGCTTTACCCATCGCATGCCTGTATATTAGCATCCAAAAGCTTTAACACAGAGAAAGCTGACCTAAGACAAACTGCAAAACAGCATTACCCAGCGACCTCCCTTCGTGTGAGTGGTGCTAGAGAGGCGAGGCTCCTTGGGGAGGTGTCAGGGCATTGAAGAATATTTCTCTGTTAACAGCCTCCCATTGTCAGACCTGGCCTTTGTGTTCCAGGGCAATCCatcagacagggaggggagttAGGCCAGGCCAGGGTCGGCCTCCCCCAGGTCATTAAAAGTAGTACCAGCGACCCAGGGGCCTGGTAGACACAAGCCTCCACACTGCTGAGGCAGCCGATTCAAACCCACGATGCATCAGCAATTAAAAGCAACAACAACCATGAGGAgccatgggggtgggggtaggaatAGCCAGGAAGGATGCTAGTCCTTAGCAACAAGAGAACTTCCAAACCATGGCCTATCCTGGTGTCTCCAGGCCCCTGGAGACCTGAAAACCCTCTCAACTGCATGTAAGGCTCTCAACTACTGTAATCCATCTGAAGGATATAGGAGCTCAGAGTGAGTCATGGGATGTTACCGCATGATGAAACGGTGCTAAATAAACATATAATAAAACGAAACAACTTCAAATGCAATCAAGTATCATTTATTAGACAAAATAAGACTTTTCCCAGTGGGTCGGATAGCACTGCCACCACTAAGCGTTCATTTTGTCAGTTATTCCTTTGAAATTTCAGTCAGCAAGCCCCAACTTGCTAACCTGGTAATGCTTGAAAAAATATTACATCTTTGAATATGtacaaatagaaaataaacgtCACTGTTCATGAAAACGCTTGTGGTCCGAATATGGGGTGTTCCATTTGAGTTTGAACAGCAGCGGGGCGACAGCAGATGGAAAAGAGATGACGTAAAAGAAAATGGTCCTTAGAAAAACTTCTCAGTTCATCTTTGCCGTGGTGCAAAACTTTATTTAAAGAGTGTAAGATAGGCATTATTATACTATAATTAAAATAATTCTTTTCAATTAGAATACTTATGAACAATTTATTTGAAAACATCCCCCCCCTAAATTAAAAGCCAAGCGCTCGagtgaaaaataaatacacactttcagtccagggggtggagaggaaagaagaaaaaaaaaaaaaaatacgcaAATCAAAACCATTCTCATTCCAcaattcaaatcaaattcaAGCTTCTGTTCCCCAGGCTCCTTCATACGAGCGTCTCTGGTCCCTCACCCCTGGGTCTCTGTCATGGCTTCCTGAGGCCCGTGGTGCTGGGGTGACCTGTGCTGGCAAAGACCCCCTCCAGAGGTCACCTGGTTCATCCACTGTGCATATCTGAGGTCCAGTTCGTTGCCTGGTAACGCGTCTCTGTGCTTGGACATCATTGGTAGgccaggggcaggggggcggagCCTAGTCTGGGTGCTAGGACTTCATTGGTAACCCAGCGTGGAGGCGGAGCCTAGTCTCTGGCTGTAGAGGGCGTAGGGGGAGTAGTAGGCGGAGGAGGCTGGCATGGAGTGCATGGGCATCCCTGGGGCTCCAGGCATGTGGGCCTTGCTGTAGGGGTGGTAGCGGGCCAGGCCCAGCCCGGGGGACCCTCTCAAGGAGAAGGAGCTGGGCAGAGCCCCggggctgctgggagggggcaggtggaggtggcagGAAGCGGCGGAGGAGGGGTAAGCTGAGAGGAGCTTGCTGTCCACCATCCCGGACAGGGCCGTGTGGGTACGCAGGTGGGCCAGCAGCTCCTCGGACGAGGAGAAGCGCTTGTCACACGGCCCTCCCACCGACACCCAGTTGCAGGCATGCTGCATGGGCTCGTTGTGTAACATGAAGCCGTAGGTGTAGAGAGGGTGGGACAGGGTGGGCGTCACGCCGGAGGACATGGTGCTGGGGTGCAGGGCGTGGAGGGGGTGCGAGGGGTAGACCAGCGGGAAGCCTGacttgagagaggaggggtcgtGGACACAGGTGGAGCAGTTGCTGCCCCCTAGGTGGTGGCCATTGGGGTACGTCAGACAGTACGGGTCCCTGCATAGCCCTTGcatgagggatgggggggaggcccCGGTGagagggctggagctggggtgcTTTCCTGGCATCCCCAATCCCCCCAGGCCAGACTTGGTATGATCCAGCCCTGAAACAAACTGAGAAGGGTAGCCTGCATAGGCCCCCACTATGGACCCATGGTAGCCCATAGCGGCAGGGGGAAGTGGGAAGACGGAGTGTCCTGGTTTGAAGGGGGAGACGGGGGCGATGTGTCCGGAGCCCAGGCCAGGCTGGGGGTCAGGCTTGCTGTCCGGTCGTGGGCTGCTAGCAGAGCTAGCGTTGCTAGAGTTAGCGCTAGCCCGAACGTGACTGGAGTTAGCGAGCTGGGCCCCGTCCAGGGCGGCCTTGCCGTGCTCCGACTCCTTCTTCCCTGCGCTGCAGCTGTCGGAGCCGGCCTGGTCCGAGGTCACAGCCTTGCTGTCCGTGTGCAGGGCCTGGGAGTGCGGGGGAGGAGGCTGCGTGGAGGGGCTCTGTCTGTGggcctggctctggctgtgcaggggagaggagctgggggagctGGCAGGGTGCGGGGGGTAGGACGGACACGAGCCcgcccctccagaccctccgtTGGCTACTCGGAAGCCGGCCTTATCTGAGGAGGCCTTGGTCGCAAGCCCATCCTTACGGCACTCCCCTCCGATCTTGGAGTAAGGCTTGAAGCTGGACTTGTCCTCCTGGTGGTGGTCTCCCGTCTTGAGGCCTGACGAGGAGGAGCGACCGGAGGGCTCCTTGTCCGACTGGCTGCCTGAGGAAATTGAGCCCAgcttggaggaagagggggggtctGGCTTGCCTATCTGGGAGCAGGTCTGAgccagcagagccagaggaCTCTTCTTAGCATCCAactgagaggggagacagagacactaAATGAATATCCACACAGTACAGACATAATGAACATACAGACAAGAGTACAGGAGATAAAACGGTCTGCTTGTCTTCCAAAGGTTGGAAATCAGAGGTTAAATGTAAACTTTAAATACGTAGCAGGAATCATTTACAAATAAAACCGAGTCCATGTAAAGTGTAATACACGGGAATTAATTCATGAATGTCTGTCATCGGACTGGCTTGAGTGGTGCCACCGTCCAACTGCGCACCAGTTTTTTGACGGAATTCTTCCGGTTAATGAACATACCCTTGTAGAACGCTCTCCTAACTACAGAGACGGGTAGAAAGGTACAATTCAGCGGACTATCACGTCACGAAAAATGACCGATGTCTGATTGTAGCCTAAACTACGCACCACTGTTAGAAAACTTAAGAGAAAATAGCTTGGCGCAGTTTTACG
Above is a genomic segment from Osmerus mordax isolate fOsmMor3 chromosome 24, fOsmMor3.pri, whole genome shotgun sequence containing:
- the znf703 gene encoding zinc finger protein 703, with amino-acid sequence MNGSPGGSEVQLHSQSPERTVNGRGSSLPRETKSLLVPTPSPSDPFRQAKRLPIRILKMLTAHSSHLLLPEYLQPLTSAPVSIELDAKKSPLALLAQTCSQIGKPDPPSSSKLGSISSGSQSDKEPSGRSSSSGLKTGDHHQEDKSSFKPYSKIGGECRKDGLATKASSDKAGFRVANGGSGGAGSCPSYPPHPASSPSSSPLHSQSQAHRQSPSTQPPPPHSQALHTDSKAVTSDQAGSDSCSAGKKESEHGKAALDGAQLANSSHVRASANSSNASSASSPRPDSKPDPQPGLGSGHIAPVSPFKPGHSVFPLPPAAMGYHGSIVGAYAGYPSQFVSGLDHTKSGLGGLGMPGKHPSSSPLTGASPPSLMQGLCRDPYCLTYPNGHHLGGSNCSTCVHDPSSLKSGFPLVYPSHPLHALHPSTMSSGVTPTLSHPLYTYGFMLHNEPMQHACNWVSVGGPCDKRFSSSEELLAHLRTHTALSGMVDSKLLSAYPSSAASCHLHLPPPSSPGALPSSFSLRGSPGLGLARYHPYSKAHMPGAPGMPMHSMPASSAYYSPYALYSQRLGSASTLGYQ